In Labrus mixtus chromosome 11, fLabMix1.1, whole genome shotgun sequence, a single window of DNA contains:
- the LOC132983794 gene encoding C-X-C chemokine receptor type 3-like: protein MNMEVDFGGLFLHNSTYDYDDYEGKVEPVGGAVFVSVLHSLALAVGLFGNGVLLCVLALKRRSWSLSDTFILHLSVADVLLLLTLPLLATQAAHQFEWCFGSFFCKFSGAVFNINFYCGILLLVCISLDRYLSIVHGIQLYSQKRCRLFHISCLLVWLISLILPIPDWTFLEISQDNEQGKTLCVHLYSRSVTDWQLVSRLLHLTLGFLLPTAAIIICCSFILLQLQRSSKVPKTQRAFTRVILPLVGVFFLCWTPYNITLTVDTIRGSTGNTEGSLQTALMVTKALGCVHACLRPVLYLGLCGNFRRRALAMLGCDTVQHDGSLWELCVGEEAPSDQSPDEVEEQKQMMGDDQQVQSTQC from the exons ATGAACATGGAAGTGGATTTCGGTGGATTATTCCTCCACAACTCCACCTATGACTATGATGACTATGAAGGGAAAGTTGAGCCAGTTGGCGGTGCAGTGTTCGTCTCGGTTCTGCACTCGTTGGCTTTGGCTGTTGGTCTGTTCGGGAATGGAGTCCTCCTTTGTGTTCTGGCTCTGAAGAGGCGATCCTGGAGTCTTTCAGACACCTTCATCCTCCACCTGAGTGTCGCAgacgtcctgctgctgctgacactACCCCTCCTGGCTACGCAAGCCGCTCATCAGTTTGAATGGTGCTTTGGGAGTTTTTTCTGCAAGTTCAGTGGAGCGGTCTTTAAT ATCAACTTCTACTGCGGGATCCTTCTGCTTGTGTGCATCAGTCTGGATCGCTACCTGTCCATCGTCCACGGCATCCAGCTATACTCCCAGAAGAGGTGCAGGTTGTTCCACATCAGCTGCCTGTTGGTCTGGCTCATCTCTCTGATCCTTCCAATTCCTGACTGGACTTTCCTGGAGATTAGCCAAGACAATGAACAAGGCAAaactctgtgtgttcacctcTACTCTCGATCAGTAACAGACTGGCAGCTGGTGTCCCGCCTTCTCCACCTCACATTGGGCTTCCTGCTGCCTACAGCTGCCATCATCATCTGCTGCTCATTTattctgctgcagcttcagcGAAGCTCAAAAGTCCCGAAGACGCAGAGAGCCTTCACCAGGGTCATCCTGCCCCTGGTGGGTGTCTTCTTTCTCTGCTGGACGCCGTACAACATCACACTCACTGTGGACACGATCAGAGGCAGCACCGGAAACACTGAAGGTTCCCTGCAAACAGCTCTGATGGTCACAAAAGCTCTGGGCTGCGTTCACGCCTGCCTCAGGCCTGTGCTCTACCTCGGGCTGTGTGGAAACTTCAGGAGGCGAGCGCTGGCCATGCTTGGATGTGATACAGTTCAACATGACGGCTCACTGTGGGAGCTGTGTGTGGGCGAGGAGGCCCCGTCTGACCAGAGTCCTGACGAGGTTGAGGAGCAGAAACAGATGATGGGTGATGATCAACAGGTTCAGTCAACTCAGTGTTGA
- the cxcr3.2 gene encoding C-X-C chemokine receptor type 3-2: MDKVTPTTEDYWFFEDYDNFTSPPDASRSRAVPCFQEDIYSFAQSYSPAIYCLVFLLAFLGNILVLCVIRRYRNSQSGGSCAFSLTDTFLLHLAISDLLLAFTLPLFAVQWAHQWVFGEAACKISGALFTLNRYSGILFLACISFDRYLAIVHAVSSGWRRNTFHAQVACALIWVCCLGLSAVDITFKQVDEVNTVGEHKVLLCRLLFLENSTQWQVGLQMVSVILGFGLPLLIMLYCYIRIFRSLCNATRRQKRKSLRLIISLVSVFVICWAPYNCFQLIDSLHRLNLVNGGCQFGRVVDIGTLITESLGLSHCALNPLLYGFVGVKFRKELARMCKGLLGQRGWLGMKGWREGRKRKPTGSFSSAESENTSFSVMV, encoded by the exons ATGGATAAAGTCACACCAACCACAGAGGATTATTGG TTTTTTGAGGATTATGACAACTTCACCTCGCCCCCTGATGCTTCCAGGAGTCGTGCAGTCCCCTGCTTTCAGGAAGACATCTACAGTTTTGCACAGAGTTACTCTCCTGCCATCTACTGCCTGGTGTTTCTCCTGGCTTTCCTGGGCAACATCCTTGTGCTGTGTGTGATCCGCCGCTACCGTAACTCTCAGAGCGGAGGGTCATGTGCCTTTTCTCTGACTGACACCTTCCTCCTTCACCTGGCCATCTCTGACCTCCTGCTGGCCTTCACCCTGCCCCTGTTTGCAGTGCAGTGGGCTCACCAGTGGGTGTTTGGTGAGGCTGCATGCAAGATCTCTGGCGCCCTCTTCACCCTGAACCGCTACAGTGGCATCCTCTTCCTCGCCTGCATCAGCTTTGACCGATACCTGGCCATCGTTCACGCTGTCAGCTCTGGATGGAGGAGGAACACCTTTCATGCCCAGGTTGCGTGTGCTCTCATATGGGTGTGCTGCCTGGGCCTGAGCGCAGTAGACATTACCTTCAAACAGGTGGATGAGGTAAATACTGTAGGCGAACACAAGGTGCTGCTGTGTCGGTTGTTGTTCTTAGAGAACTCCACACAGTGGCAGGTGGGGCTGCAGATGGTCAGTGTGATTCTGGGTTTTGGGCTCCCTCTTTTGATCATGCTGTACTGCTACATCCGCATCTTCAGGTCTCTGTGCAACGCCACCCGCCGCCAGAAACGCAAATCCCTCCGCCTCATCATCTCCTTAGTGTCTGTATTTGTCATCTGCTGGGCACCTTACAACTGCTTCCAGCTGATAGACAGTCTGCACAGGCTGAATTTGGTGAATGGAGGTTGCCAGTTTGGCCGAGTGGTGGACATTGGGACTCTTATCACTGAGAGTCTGGGACTGTCGCACTGTGCCCTGAACCCGCTGCTGTATGGCTTTGTGGGGGTGAAATTTAGAAAAGAGCTGGCCAGAATGTGTAAAGGGCTGCTGGGACAGAGAGGCTGGCtggggatgaagggatggagggaggggaggaagagaaaaccCACAGGATCTTTCAGTTCTGCAGAAAGCGAAAACACCTCCTTCTCTGTCATGGTGTGA
- the cnfn gene encoding cornifelin homolog — MCPCSSVCGRSLRPDHLFRSSTRTTGAMAFQSNAISAQPQVTVTQYSVSSGLTDWSSNVCDCCEDCGICLCASFLPCILACQVAQDHGDSCCLACLPGAMIALRTSLRSKYHIEGSVCDDWVVMVCLPLCGLCQMAREQKTRGLK, encoded by the exons ATGTGTCCTTGCTCATCTGTTTGTGGAAGAAGCCTGCGACCTGACCACCTTTTCAGGAGTTCAACAAGAACCACAGGAG CAATGGCGTTTCAGTCCAATGCGATCAGCGCGCAGCCTCAGGTCACTGTCACTCAGTACAGTGTGTCCTCTGGATTAACAGACTGGAGTTCTAATGTTTGTGACTGCTGTGAGGACTGCGGCATCT GTCTTTGTGCATCCTTCCTCCCGTGTATCCTGGCCTGTCAGGTGGCTCAGGACCACGGGGACAGTTGCTGCCTGGCTTGTCTTCCTGGGGCCATGATCGCTCTCAGAACAAGCCTCCGCAGCAAATACCACATTGAA GGCTCGGTGTGTGATGACTGGGTGGTCATGGTCTGCCTGCCTCTGTGTGGACTGTGTCAGATGGCACGGGAGCAGAAGACGAGGGGATTAAAATAA